A single genomic interval of Lucilia cuprina isolate Lc7/37 chromosome 2, ASM2204524v1, whole genome shotgun sequence harbors:
- the LOC111680624 gene encoding uncharacterized protein LOC111680624, producing the protein MSVLRTMLLLALGATVTLAQRRLALPDPRSCANRVRHASYRDARGVSHSYFFSWEHAPTRSLEVDWLDARNICRRHCMDAVSLETPQENEFVKQRIARGNVRYIWTSGRKCNFAGCDRPDLQPPNENGWFWSGSGAKIGPTSQRNTGDWSHTGGYNQPQPDNREAAQGNDESCLSILNNFYNDGVKWHDVACHHLKPFVCEDSDELLNFVRSRNPGLRL; encoded by the exons atGTCGGTGCTACGTACCATGTTGTTGCTGGCTTTGGGTGCCACCGTTACTTTGGCTCAAAGACGTTTAGCGTTACCTGATCCCAGAAGTTGTGCTAATC GTGTTCGACATGCCTCCTATCGTGATGCTCGAGGTGTTTCTCACTCATACTTCTTCAGTTGGGAACATGCTCCCACTCGCAGTTTAGAAGTCGATTGGTTGGATGCCCGTAACATTTGTCGTCGCCATTGTATGGATGCCGTTTCGCTTGAGACTCCCcaagaaaatgaatttgttaagcAACGCATTGCTCGTGGTAATGTACGTTATATTTGGACTTCTGGTCGCAAGTGTAATTTCGCTGGCTGTGATCGTCCCGATTTACAACCTCCCAATGAGAACGGTTGGTTCTGGTCTGGTTCAGGTGCTAAAATTGGTCCCACCTCTCAGCGCAACACTGGCGATTGGTCTCACACCGGTGGCTACAATCAACCTCAACCCGATAACCGTGAAGCAGCCCAGGGTAATGATGAATCTTGTCTCTCCATACTCAATAACTTTTACAATGATGGTGTCAAATGGCATGATGTTGCCTGTCATCATCTCAAACCATTTGTATGCGAAGATTCCGATGAACTTTTGAACTTTGTTCGCTCACGTAATCCTGGTCTTCGTCTGTAA